The sequence AGAACTTTCTTTAGGAACAATACAAAAAGCTTTGAAAGAATTAACAGATATAAAAGCGATAGACTTAAGGAAAAAAGGTAAATATGGGACTGTTATCGAAAATATAGATTATAAAAAGTTATTAGAGATTTTAAAAATAAACTATCTTTTGTGTGTTATGCCAATAACATATTCCCAGAGGTATAAAAAAATAATGGATAATATTGCAAATAGTTTGAAAATACCTATCTCACTATATTTTTCTCATATGAGAGGTGGATATGTAAGACAAAAACTTATTGAAGAAGGAGTTTATCATTTTGGGGTGGTTTCAAAATTAGCTGCTCAAAATGCTATTGATAGTGGATTTAATTTAGAGATTATAGAGGAATTTGGTCCAAGAACTTATGTGACAAAACATGTTATTTTAAAAAGAAAAGATTGTAAAGTAATTAATGTTGGAAAAGATTCTGAATCTAATGATCATATTTTTTTAACAAATTTTAATTTTCAAAAAAATGAAAATATTAAAATTGTGGATATTAAATATTCAGAGGTTATTGAAAATCTAATTGCTAAGAAAATTGATGCAGCTATATGGAACTATGATGATGTTTTAGATAAAATGATACATTTGGAAAAACATGGAATAGTTATTGAAGAACTTAATGAAAATGAAGGGAATCTTTTAGCTACTGAATCTGTTATAGTAATAAGAAAAGGTAACGAAGTTATTAAAAATATATTTAAAAAGTTTTTTGATAAAGAAAAATTTAAACTTATAGACTAAATAAATATTGGAGGGGAAATGGATTTACAAACTAGATTGGAGATATTAAATAGTTCAAAAGCTATAACAGATTGTACAAAGGAAGTAATGTTAAATGTTATTCAAATGTTTAAGAAAATACATGAAATAGAATTAACCGAAGAGAATGGAGCAATGCTGATTACCCATTTATCAATGGCCATAATGAGAGTAAAAAATAATGAACCAGTAAAAACTATTGATGAAGATGTATTTAAAGAAACTTTAGAAAGTGAGCATATTGAAAAAGCAAATCTTATTTATGAGGATTTGTCAAAAGTTTTAGATGTAACTTTACCAGAAAATGAAAAAAAATATATGCTGGTAAATATTTGTGTGATTTTAGAAAATATTTAATAACTATAAAAATAAGAAGGGGTGAAAAGTATGAAAAGGATAGTAATAGGAGGACAAATTGATAAAGACAGATTAGCTCAAACTGTAAAAAATATTTGTGGAGACAGAGCAATTGTAACAATAAAAACAGATATAGAAGCTGCTATGGATGTAAAAACAAATATGGCAGATTACTATTTAGGAGCCTGTAATACTGGAGGAGGAGGAGCTTTAGCCATGGCTATTGCACTTTTAGGGGCAAATAATTGTGCTACAGTTTCAATGCCTGGTAATATAAAAAGTAATGAAGAGATTGTTGCTGAAATTGCAGCAGGAAAAAAGGCTTTTGGATTTACAGCACAACATATAGATACAGTTGTACCAGTTATTCTAGCAGAGATTTTAAAATAGGAGGTATAGATGAACTATATAGTTGCAGTTTTATTAGGAAGTTTAGCAGCACTTTTAGCTAACAGAGGAGTAGCTGTATTCAATGATGGATTGAGGCCTATTGTTCCTGAATTTTTAGAAGGAAGAATGGATAGAAAATCCTTAGCAGCTACAAGTTTTGCATTAAGTTTTGGTTTAGTTGTGGGATTTGGAATACCTTTTTCACTTACTACACATATAATTTTAATTCATAGTATTCTTTTAGGAACAGATATAATAGGATCGTCTTTTAGCTCTGATAAAAAAGGAATGGTATTATCAACTGTAGCTGGAGGATTTTATGGATTGCTTATAACTTTAGGATTAAAAGTTGTTGTAGATATTTTTGCTAAATTGCCAGTAAATTTTTTACCATCTCTTGGAAAAGTAGGTTCTCCTATTATAGTTGCTTTTGCTGCTTTTCCAGCTTTAGTGGTAGCTTATCAATATGGTTTTAAAAAAGGAGCTACAACTTTTGGATTGACAATAATTGTGAGACAAGTTATTCAGAAATATGGAACATTCATGTTTGATGGAAGTAAAATAGTTTTAAATCCAGATGGAATGGCTCTACTTATTGCTATGGTAATTATGATAACTTTTGCTATGAGAGAAAAGGTAGCAACAGATGCTCCAGGGTCAAATACAATGTTACTAAATATATTTGCTGCTAGGGTTGAAAGAATAAAGAAAAATATTTTAGGTTTAGCACTTATGGGAGGAATAATATCTGCTGCTATAAGTTTACATCTAGTGGCAGGAGATCCCATCTCTTTGAATCTTTTAGCTGATGGGAAAACTTCAGAAGCTGGACTTGCTGCTCTTGCTAGGGCTATTGGATTTGTTCCATTAGTTGCTACAACAGCTATAGCTACTGGGGTTTACGCACCTGCAGGAATGACATTTGTATTTGCTGTAGGAATCTTTTCAAGAAATCCTTTAATTGCTTTTGTTGGTGGAGCAGCAACTATATGCATTGAGATATATGCTCTTGGTGCCATAGCTAAGTTCTTAGACAAATTTCCTGGAGTAAAAGGATGTGGAGATCAAATTAGAACAGCCATGTCTAAAGTTTTAGAAGTTGCGTTAATTGTTGGAGGAATGATTGCAGCTGATGCTATGGCTTCAGGTCTTGGATATCTATTTGTAGCTGGAGTTTATTTATTAAATAAAACAGCTAAAAAACCACTTGTAGATATGGCAGTAGGACCAGTTGCTGCTATATTGTTTGGAATTTTATTAAATATATTTTCGATTTTAGGTTTATATGGTGTATAAAAAATTTAAGAGGAGTTTTTACTCCTCTTAAATTATAGTGAGGTGAAGAAATGAATTTAAAAGTTCTTTCTGGGATACAAAGAACAAAAGAGTTTTTAGGAAGAAGTGTAAAAAAGCAAAATCCAAATATAATTTTAGAACTTTTTAGAAAAAACTCTAACTATAAAACCTTTGGAATTAAAGATACCAGTGAAATAAGTGGTGAATTTATAGAAAAATTATTGATAAATGGATATTCGTGGAATACAATTGACAATTGCAGTGATAGGGGAAGAGCAGTAGATTTAAATCTTTTAAATCCTATTACTGGGAAATTAATGATTGGGTCATCCAGTGGAACAGCTATAAATATTTTGTATGGGCTAAATACCATAGGAATTGGAACTGATGGAGGAGGGTCTGTGTTGGGACCTGCCATTGGATTAAATCTTTATTCAGCATTATTGTCTGGAATTGGAATAAAGGGAAGAAGCAGAAAGAAATCTACAGACTCTATAGAATTCACTCCTGGAGTTGGGGTGATTGCTCAAAATTTTTCTGATTTAAAAGAGGTTTGTGAGATATTTTTAACAGAACCCCAAGAAAAAATAGAAAAATGTTGTGCACTGGATTTAGACTTAGAAGTTTATGAAAAATTAAGTAAAAATTATAAAATAGACCTTTTAAAGATTAGCGAAAGACCTTCTAGAAGAGAGGATATGATAACTTTTTTGAAAGATATATTTAAAAATTATAATGCCTTTATATACATAGAAAAAGATATAGAAATTGAAGGATTAGGAGATTCTGTTTTGGGTGTTATGGGTAAAAAAGCTAGTGAGATTCAAAAGAGTTCAAATAAAGGATTTTTAAAAGTTTTGAATATGATGGACTGTTCAGCAATAACTATTCCAACTAGAGATATTGGCAGTGCAATAGTTATAGCAGTGCCAAAGGGTAAAAAATATTTAAAATCTTTACTGGAAATATCATTCATTTTAAGTGAAGACAAAAGAGCAGAGCTTTATAAAGAGTATTTTTTAAATTATCCACTAAAAGAAATAGATAGTAGAGAATTTAAAAATTGGAGGGAATATGATTAAAGATATAACATATATGCATGAGCATGTAACAATTGATCTTTCCAAAGAGAAAAATAATATAGATTGTAAATTAGATTCTTTTGAAGAAACAAAAAAAGAGTTTTTAAGATTAAAAGAACTTGGAGTAACAAGAATTGTAGATGTGACTAATATAGGAATTGGCAGAAATGTAGATTATGTTATGAAAATGGAAGAAAGTACAGGATTAAAAATATATATGTCTACAGGTTATTATAAAGAACCGTTTTTACCAAAAGAAGTTGAGGAATTAAATGTCGAAAAATTAGCTCAAAAAATGATAGATGATATAAGAATTGGAATAGATGGAAAAAAGAAATGTGCAACATTTATTGGTGAAATTGGAACTGGTTTTAAAGTTATAACTGAACTTGAAAAAAAAGTTTTTCATGCAGCGGCTATAGCTCAAAAAGCAACAGGAGTTTTTATAACAACTCATACAAGTTTAGGAAAATTAGGGCATGAGCAGCTAGATTTTTTAGAAAATTTAAAAGCAGATTTAAATAAAGTTATTTTAGGTCATACAGCTTTAGCTAATAATTTAGATTATATAAGATCTCTTCTTAAAAGAGGGGTCTATATAGAATTTGATACTATTGGAAAAGATAGCTATTTACCTGATGAAATCAGAGCCCAGTTTATAAAAGAACTCTGTGATGAAGGGTGGAGTGACAAAATAATAATGTCTGTTGATTTAACAAGAAAATCCCATTTAAAAACCAATGGTGGAATTGGTTATGCATATTTAATTGAGAATTTTCTTCCAATGTTGAGAAAAATAGGAGTACAAGAGGTATTTTTAGAAAAGATATTAGTAGAAAATCCGAAGAAAATTTTAGGAGTTAGGAGTAAATAATGAAAACATACCCATTGGAATCAATAGGAATAGAAGCAGCGAAAGAAAAACAATTTAAAATGATAGATATAATAACAAGGTATTTTCAAGGACATGAGATTTTAACCAGAGGTGATCTTGGAGTTGTTAAAAAATTAAACAAGCCTTTAACTACAGAGAAAGCTGAAAAAGTTATAGCAGAGTTTTTTAATAGTGAAGCAGCAGTGCTTGTAAGAGGTTCAGGAACAGCAGCTATAAAGTGGGGGCTTTATAGTATTTTAGATGAGAAAAAAGTGAGAAAAGTATTAGTTCATAAAGCTCCAGTTTATCCAACAACTGATATAACTTTTAAAATGATGGGAATAGAAAAAATAGAGGCTGATTTTAATAATTTACATGAATTAAGAGAAGTATTGAAAAATAATAATTTTCAAGCTGCTTTAATTCAATATACTCGTCAAAAAATAGATGATTCATATAATATAAAAGAAGTTATTGATGAAATTAAGAAATATCAACTTCCAATACTTACAGATGATAATTATGCTGTTATGAAAGTAAAAGAAATTGGAAGTGAATTGGGAGCTGATCTTTCAGCATTTTCTACTTTTAAATTATTGGGACCTGAAGGTATAGGATGTGTAGTTGGAAAAAAAGAATTTATTGAAAAGATAGTTAAAAGTAATTACTCTGGAGGAGTACAAGTCCAAGGACATGAAGCATTAGATGTTTTAAAAGGTCTGGTATATGCACCTGTATCACTTGCTATTCAAGGAGAGGTAAATGACCAATTGTACACTTTATTTAATAATGGAGAATTAGAATTTATAAATGCAGCTTATCTTGTAAATGCACAGTCTAAAGTGATTATTGTGGAGTTAAAAGAAAATATTGCTGAAGAGATACTGATTCATGCTGAAAAATTAGGAGCTTTGCCAAACCCTGTAGGAGCAGAGTCAAAATATGAATTTTCACCATTGTTCTACAGAGTTTCAGGTACTTTTAGAGCTCTAGATTCGACTTTAGAAAAAAGAATGATTAGAATAAATCCCAATAGAGCTGGAGTAGAAACGATAGTCAGAATATTGAAAGAGAGTTATAGAAGGACAAAAGAGGTGAAATAATATGTTTTTGGATATTTTGCAAAAAAAGAATTCTGAATTAATAAAAGTTGCAATAGAACTTCATCAAAAGGGTGAAATATTACCAGATACATATATTTTAGATGTAGATGCTATTTTAAAAAATGGAAAAGATCTTTGCGAAAAAGCAAAAAAAAATGGAATAAAACTTTATGTTATGACAAAACAGCTTGGAAGAATTCCATATTTAGCTAAAAAATTAATTGAAATTGGATTTTGTGGTGTTGTAACTGTAGATTTTAAAGAAGCTTTAGTTATGATGAACAATGAAGTTAAACTTGGAAATGTTGGACATTTAGTTCAAATACCATCAGCTCTTGTGGAAAAAGTTATATGCCATAATCCTGAGATTATAACAGTTTATTCTTTAGAAAAGATAAAAGAGATAGATTTAATAGCAAAAAAATATGGAAAAATTCAAGATATAATGTTAAGAGTTTTAGAAAAAGACAGTAAAATATACTCTGGGCAAAGTGGTGGATTTTAT is a genomic window of Fusobacterium sp. containing:
- a CDS encoding YhfZ family protein, yielding MNNQTGKLQKAVIGLSKDILSREIENNLDTIVNYSENLELSLGTIQKALKELTDIKAIDLRKKGKYGTVIENIDYKKLLEILKINYLLCVMPITYSQRYKKIMDNIANSLKIPISLYFSHMRGGYVRQKLIEEGVYHFGVVSKLAAQNAIDSGFNLEIIEEFGPRTYVTKHVILKRKDCKVINVGKDSESNDHIFLTNFNFQKNENIKIVDIKYSEVIENLIAKKIDAAIWNYDDVLDKMIHLEKHGIVIEELNENEGNLLATESVIVIRKGNEVIKNIFKKFFDKEKFKLID
- a CDS encoding PRD domain-containing protein produces the protein MDLQTRLEILNSSKAITDCTKEVMLNVIQMFKKIHEIELTEENGAMLITHLSMAIMRVKNNEPVKTIDEDVFKETLESEHIEKANLIYEDLSKVLDVTLPENEKKYMLVNICVILENI
- a CDS encoding DUF2620 domain-containing protein, which encodes MKRIVIGGQIDKDRLAQTVKNICGDRAIVTIKTDIEAAMDVKTNMADYYLGACNTGGGGALAMAIALLGANNCATVSMPGNIKSNEEIVAEIAAGKKAFGFTAQHIDTVVPVILAEILK
- a CDS encoding YhfT family protein encodes the protein MNYIVAVLLGSLAALLANRGVAVFNDGLRPIVPEFLEGRMDRKSLAATSFALSFGLVVGFGIPFSLTTHIILIHSILLGTDIIGSSFSSDKKGMVLSTVAGGFYGLLITLGLKVVVDIFAKLPVNFLPSLGKVGSPIIVAFAAFPALVVAYQYGFKKGATTFGLTIIVRQVIQKYGTFMFDGSKIVLNPDGMALLIAMVIMITFAMREKVATDAPGSNTMLLNIFAARVERIKKNILGLALMGGIISAAISLHLVAGDPISLNLLADGKTSEAGLAALARAIGFVPLVATTAIATGVYAPAGMTFVFAVGIFSRNPLIAFVGGAATICIEIYALGAIAKFLDKFPGVKGCGDQIRTAMSKVLEVALIVGGMIAADAMASGLGYLFVAGVYLLNKTAKKPLVDMAVGPVAAILFGILLNIFSILGLYGV
- a CDS encoding phosphotriesterase-related protein, whose amino-acid sequence is MIKDITYMHEHVTIDLSKEKNNIDCKLDSFEETKKEFLRLKELGVTRIVDVTNIGIGRNVDYVMKMEESTGLKIYMSTGYYKEPFLPKEVEELNVEKLAQKMIDDIRIGIDGKKKCATFIGEIGTGFKVITELEKKVFHAAAIAQKATGVFITTHTSLGKLGHEQLDFLENLKADLNKVILGHTALANNLDYIRSLLKRGVYIEFDTIGKDSYLPDEIRAQFIKELCDEGWSDKIIMSVDLTRKSHLKTNGGIGYAYLIENFLPMLRKIGVQEVFLEKILVENPKKILGVRSK
- a CDS encoding aminotransferase class V-fold PLP-dependent enzyme, translated to MKTYPLESIGIEAAKEKQFKMIDIITRYFQGHEILTRGDLGVVKKLNKPLTTEKAEKVIAEFFNSEAAVLVRGSGTAAIKWGLYSILDEKKVRKVLVHKAPVYPTTDITFKMMGIEKIEADFNNLHELREVLKNNNFQAALIQYTRQKIDDSYNIKEVIDEIKKYQLPILTDDNYAVMKVKEIGSELGADLSAFSTFKLLGPEGIGCVVGKKEFIEKIVKSNYSGGVQVQGHEALDVLKGLVYAPVSLAIQGEVNDQLYTLFNNGELEFINAAYLVNAQSKVIIVELKENIAEEILIHAEKLGALPNPVGAESKYEFSPLFYRVSGTFRALDSTLEKRMIRINPNRAGVETIVRILKESYRRTKEVK